The window CAGGGCAGCTGCGAATTTGACGCTGGAAGCGCTCTGGGATGCTTGCTTATAGCAAGATGAAGCATACCCTAGACCCCAAACCCTAGACCCCAAACCCTGCCTTAACCCAGACATCCTGGACTCCACTAAACAAGGCTACAGTCACCAGCCCAGGAGTTTAGAAATTTCGGCGGCTAGCTTCAAGGGACGAAACGGCTTCGCAACAACACCGGCGAGGGCCAAGTCCTTAAAGTCTTCTAAGTTAGAGTGGCGGGCTTTTGCCGTCACCAAAATCACCGGAATAGATTGGGTGGTTGCCTCGGCTTTAAGTCGTTGCAGCGTTGCCCGGCCATCCATATCCGGCATCATCATGTCTAGCAAAATTACATCCGGGGCTTTTGTCGCAGCCACCGTTAAGGCCTCTGCGCCAGAAGTGGCCGTCAATACGGTCCAGTCTGTCCCCATTTCTAAGCCCAGTTTGGTGATTTCCCGAACGTCTGCTTCGTCATCCACAATCAGAACACATTTAGTCATCGGCTTAACCTATTCCAGAAATGGTTTACGAGGGGTTTTTGCATCAGCAGGGCGAGAAGGGCAGCTAGTTGGAAAAAGTGAGCGGGGTGTAGCCTCCTAACGGTAATAGAACATTGAAGGTGCTACCTTCGCCGAGGGTACTTTCGGCCCAAATCTGTCCGCCATGTTGCTGCACAATCTGTTGGCAAATGGAAAGCCCCAGACCTGTGCCCCCTTTCGCCCGGGCATCGGAAGCATCGACTTGTTGAAAGCGTTCAAAAATCAGACGCAGTTTGTCTGCAGGGATGCCTCGGCCCTGATCCCGAACAGTGACGTGGAGGCAGCAGGCGGCGGAGGGGAGAGGGGCAGGCGAGAGGGGGGCGGAGTTTACGCAGCCATCCCTAGCCGCTTCACCTTCTCCCCCTTGAGGGCTGGCTGAGGGTTGGCGGCTGTCTCGCGGTTTCTCTTCCGTGATTTGAGCCGTCAGCCAAACCGTACCGCCAGGGGACGAAAACTTGATGGCATTGCTGAGGAGGTTGGTGAGGAGCTGCTGGATGCGATCGCAATCGACCCGCAGCTGCACTTCGATAGGTTCAACAACCAGGGTGATTTGGGCGCTCTGAGCCATTGCTTGCATGACCGTTGCGGCCTGCTCGAACACCGTAGGCAGATCGCAGCGTTTGGGGTGCAGCGTCAGCGTGCCAGACTTCATGCGTTCTAGATCGAGGATGTCATTCACCAGGCGCACGAGGCGCTCAGCATTGTTGATGGCCATGGTCACCATCTGCTGACCTTTGTCGGTGAGGGAGCCGAGCTGCCCTGTGCCCACCAGATCAAGCGCCCCAATCAACGAATTCATAGGTGTTTTAAGCTCATGACTCACCAGGGAGATAAATTCGTTTTCGAGCCGTTTGCGTTCAGTAATGTCGTTGGCGATCGCGAGTGCACAGCGATGCCCCTGGAGTTCGATAAGTTCCACCGACAGCAGTACCGTACGGTGGTCACCCGCTTTGGTTCGCAGTTCAAATTCCCAATTTTGTAAGACGCCAGCCTCCTCTAGTTGAGCCAGACCTTCGGTGTACCGGCGGGTATCAAGGCCCAAATCGAGTTCATTGATCCGATAGCCAATCACCTCATTGCGGGTGTAGCCGCTGAGGCGCAGGAAACTAAGATTGACCTCCAAAAAGCGTCCTTCTTCTAGGGTGGTGATAACAATGGGGCTAGGGCTCGCGCGGAAGGCTTTGGTAAAGGTTTCTTGGGCCAATTTGCGATCGCGAATCTCCTGTTGTAGCTGCTGATTTTGTGCCTGCAATTGCTGGCGCAGCGAGCATAGCTGCAGATGGGTTTCGATGCGGGCCAGCACCTCCTCTACCTGAAAAGGCTTGGTAACAAAGTCAACACCGCCGACCTGGAACGCCCGAACCTTATCCAGGGTTTCCCCAAGGGCGCTGATAAAAATCACGGGGATCTCGCGGGTACGCTCATCGGCCTTAAGCTGTTCGCACACCTCATAGCCGCCCATTTCCGGCATGTTGATATCCAACAAAATCAGATCCGGAGGGGCTGCCTGCGCCGCCCGCAAGGCCGTTCTACCCTTGGTGACACTGCGCACCTTGTAGTTGCGATCGGTGAGCAACTGGGAGAGTAGCTGGAGGTTTTCGGGCGTATCATCAATGGCCAGAACATCGGCACGATAGGGCCGCTCAGCGAGCTTCGGCATGGGTCTGGGTCTCCGCTAATTCCACCAAGGCATCAAAGTCAAGTTGGTCGACGAGCTGGGTCAAATGCCCTTTGAGATCAGAGCAAGATTGAGGAACTTGGGCAATCAGCTGAATGAGCCAGTCCCGATCCGCCTCAATAGATGCCTGCTGAAGTTCTTGAATCCAGTCAGCGGACATTTCCCACAAGG is drawn from Leptolyngbya sp. SIO1E4 and contains these coding sequences:
- a CDS encoding response regulator translates to MTKCVLIVDDEADVREITKLGLEMGTDWTVLTATSGAEALTVAATKAPDVILLDMMMPDMDGRATLQRLKAEATTQSIPVILVTAKARHSNLEDFKDLALAGVVAKPFRPLKLAAEISKLLGW
- a CDS encoding response regulator, with the protein product MPKLAERPYRADVLAIDDTPENLQLLSQLLTDRNYKVRSVTKGRTALRAAQAAPPDLILLDINMPEMGGYEVCEQLKADERTREIPVIFISALGETLDKVRAFQVGGVDFVTKPFQVEEVLARIETHLQLCSLRQQLQAQNQQLQQEIRDRKLAQETFTKAFRASPSPIVITTLEEGRFLEVNLSFLRLSGYTRNEVIGYRINELDLGLDTRRYTEGLAQLEEAGVLQNWEFELRTKAGDHRTVLLSVELIELQGHRCALAIANDITERKRLENEFISLVSHELKTPMNSLIGALDLVGTGQLGSLTDKGQQMVTMAINNAERLVRLVNDILDLERMKSGTLTLHPKRCDLPTVFEQAATVMQAMAQSAQITLVVEPIEVQLRVDCDRIQQLLTNLLSNAIKFSSPGGTVWLTAQITEEKPRDSRQPSASPQGGEGEAARDGCVNSAPLSPAPLPSAACCLHVTVRDQGRGIPADKLRLIFERFQQVDASDARAKGGTGLGLSICQQIVQQHGGQIWAESTLGEGSTFNVLLPLGGYTPLTFSN